The bacterium region TGCTTCAACTGCGAGTCGGCGTGCGGGCTCCTCGCCTACGTCAATCGGGACTCCCTCCAGGTCAGGAAGTTTGAGGGCAACCCGGAACACCCGGGGTCGCGCGGGCGCAACTGCGCGAAGGGACCGGCCACGCTCAACCAGATCACGGATCCCGACCGCATCCTCTTCCCGCTCAAACGCGGGGGACGCCGGGGAGAGGGCAAGTGGGTGCGGGTGGCCTGGGACGAGGCGCTCGACGAGATCGCCGCGAGAATCCGCCGGGCGATCACCGAGGGACGGCCCAACGAGGTAATGTACCACGTCGGCCGTCCCGGGGAGGACGGGTATACGGAGCGCGTCCTGGCAGCCTGGGGGGTGGACGGACACAACACGCACACCAACGTCTGCTCCAGCGGGGGGCGGGCCGGCTACCATTACTGGATGGGCCTGGACCGGCCGAGCCCCGACCACGCCAATGCGCGGGTGATCCTGCTGGTCAGCAGCCATCTCGAGGCGGGCCACTACTTCAACCCTCACGCGCAGCGCGTGATCGAGGCGAAGCAGAACGGCGCGAAGCTCATCGTGTTTGACACGCGGCTGTCGAACACCGCGACCCACGCCGACCACTGGGTGTCGCCCTATCCCGGCTCGGAGGCGGCGATCCTCCTCGCGATCGCCAATGACATGATCCAGAACGGCCGGTACGACCGAGAGTTCGTGCGCCGCTGGTGGAACTGGCAGGAATACCTCGCGGAGGAGCATCCCGGGGCGGCGGCGACCTTCGAGGCCTTCGAGGAGATCCTCAAGACCCTCTACGCCGACTTCACCTTCGAGTTCGCGGCGGCGGAGTCGGGCGTCGGCATCGAGGTGCTCCGGGAAGTCTCCCGCATCGTCGCCGCCGCCGGCACGCGGCTCGCCACACACACCTGGCGCAGCGCCGCGGCGGGGAATCTGGGCGGCTGGCAGGTACCGCGCACGCTCTTCCTCCTCAACGCCCTGCTGGGGGCGGTCGCGACCGAGGGGGGGACCTTTCCGAACGCGTGGAACAAGTTCGTGCCGCGTCCGATCTATCTGCCGCCGCATCCGCCAGGGTGGAACGAGCTCACCTGGCCCCGCGAGTACCCGGTGGCGATCAACGAGCTCTCGTTCCTCCTCCCGCACCTGCTGAAGGACGGGCGGGGGAAGATCGACGTCTACTTCACCCGCGTCTACAACCCGGTCTGGACCAACCCGGACGGGTTCTCGTGGATCGAGGTGCTGACCGACGAGCGCCTGGTGGGCCTGCACCTCGCGCTCACGCCCACCTGGAACGAGACGGCGTTCTTCGCCGACTATATCCTGCCGATGGGACACGCCTCCGAACGGCACGACCTGCATTCCTACGAGCAGTACAACGGCCAGTGGGTTGCGTTCCGACAGCCGGTGCTCCGCGCGGCGCGCGAGCGGCTGGGCGAGCGCATCACCGACACGCGGCAGGTCAATCCCGGCGAGGTCTGGGAGGAAAACGAGTTCTGGATCGAGTTGTCCTGGCGGGTCGACCCCGACGGCCGGCTCGGGATCCGGAAGTTCTTCGAGTCCGCGCAGCACCCCGGGCAGAAGCTGACCGTCGACGAGTACTACGGGTACATCTTCGACCACTCCGTCCCCGGCCTGCCGGAACGGGCCGCGGCCGAGGGGATTACCCCCCTCGAGTACATGCGCCGGTACGGAGCGTTTGAGGTCGCCGCCCAAATCGGCCCCGTCCACGAACAGCGGGTCCCCGCGCAAGAACTCGAGGACGTCCGCGTGGACCGGTTCGGGCGGGTCTACACCAGAGCGGCCGCCCCCGCCAACCCGAACATCGTTCCCACGGGAAGCCCGGAGCCCGACGCGGAGGGGCGCCGGCCCGTGGGGGTGCGGGTCGACGACGAGATCGTCCGCGGCTTTCCCACCCCCTCCGGGCGCCTCGAATTCTACTCCCACACCCTGGCCGCGTGGGGGTGGCGGGAGAGCGCCATCCCTTCCTATATAAAGAGCCACGTGCACCGCGACCAGCTCGCCCCGGACCAGATGGTCCTCATCTCCACCTTCCGCCTCCCGGTTCAGGTCCACACCCGCAGCGCGAACGCCAAATGGCTCGACGAGATTGCCCACACCAACCCGCTGTGGATCCATCCCGCCGACGCCGAGCGTCTCGGCGTTCGGACCGGGGATCTCGTTCGGGTGGAGACCGAGATCGGCGCCTTCGTCGTCAAGGCCTGGATCACGGAGGGCATCCGCCCCCAGGTCGTGGCGTGCAGCCATCACATGGGCCGGTGGAAGGTCCGGGAGGCCGGGCAGCGCCAGATGATGGCCACCGTCTCGCTGGAACAGAACCGCGACCGCTGGGCGATGCGGCAGCAGGAAGGGGCGCGACCGTATGCCTCCGCGGACGCCGACACGCTCAGGATCTGGTGGACGGACGTCGGCGTCCATCAAAACCTCACCTTTCCCGTGCATCCCGATCCGATCTCCGGGCAGCACTGCTGGCATCAGGCCGTGCGGGTCCGCAGGGCCGGGCCGGACGACCGGTACGGCGACATCACCGTCGACACCGCGCGGGCGGCGGACGTCTACCGCAAGTGGCTGGCGCTCACCCGGGGAGCGGACCGGCACTCGCCGGACGCCACCCGCAGGCCCTATTGGTTGATGCGGCCGCTGCGCCCGTCACGGGAGGCGTACCGTCTGCCGGACCGCCCGCTCCCGGCCGGCGTCGCCGGAGACTGATGGAGCTCTTCCGGGCCCTGGCCAGCCTGGCCGAGCCCCCCGGACCCGCGCAGATCCGCATCGGCGATCTCCTGGGTCTGCCCGAGCCCCCGGACGCGGCGCAGTACACCGAGGTGTTCGTCCTGCAGCTGTACCCGTATGCTTCGGCGTACGTCGGGGCCGACGGCATGCTGGGAGGGGAAGCGCAGGATCGCGTCGCCGGATTTTGGCGGGCCCTGAACCGAGTCCCGCCTGCGGAACCGGATCACCTCACGCCGCTGCTCGCCTTGTACGCCTCGCTGGCCGAAGGCGAAATGGGCGAACCCGACCGCGCGCGGAAGCTCCTCTGGGGCCGCAGCCGGAAGGCGCTGCTCTGGGAGCACCTGGCCTGCTGGCTGTTGCCGTATCTTGACAGGATGCGGGACGTCGCCCCCCCCTGTTACCGCGCCTGGGGAGATCTGCTCGCCGGAGCGCTGGCCGAGGAAGTCAGGACCCTCGGCCCCGCGGACGTCCTTCCGCTCCACCTCCGCGAGGCGCCTCCTCTGCCGGACCCCCGGGCGGAGCGGCCGGAGGAATTTCTCGCCGCGCTGCTCTCGCCGGTCCGCAGTGGGATGCTGCTCGTCCGCGCCGACCTAGCGCGGGCGGCGCGTGAGATGCAGCTCGGGCTGAGGATGGGAGAACGTCGCTTCATCCTCCGGTCCCTCCTCGCGCAGGATCCCGAGCACACGCTGGCGTGGTTGGCGGACGAGGCGCGCGCCTGGCGGGCACGGCACCTCGCCCACGAGCCCCTCACCGGCGCCGTGGCACGGTTCTGGGCGGGGCGCGCGGGGGCCGCGGCATCCCTGATCGAGACGCTGCGCCTCGATGAGCGGGCCGATCCCCATCCACAGCCGGGGCTGCGGACCTCGGCCGGTTGATGGCGTCTGCGCGACGCCTCTGAATCCCGCGACACGTGAAAGGGATTTTCTGCCGGCCCGACGAACGGGCCGCGGTGTCCAAGGAAAGTCAGATCATCACGGGAGGGGTGTGATCGTGGCAGATACGTCCGTCAAGTTTCCCTGGGGATCGTACTATCGAAATGGACTGATCACGCGCCGGCAATTCGTGAAGCTTACCGCGTTGCTGGGGGGAACCGCGGCGGCAGGATCGCGCATCCTATCCGCCCCCGCTCCGGCATCGGCCGCACTGGCGCCGGCCGCCAAGCAGGTTCTCCGCTATCCGAGCCAGGAGCCCCTTCATTTCGACCCAGCGACCATGGAGACGCGGCGTGAGATCCTGGTCGGCATGGCCCTCTTTGACCCGCTGATCACGTTCGACGACACCGGCCACATCGTCGCGGTGGCGGCACGGGCCTGGGAGGTGTCGAAGGACGGGCTCACCTACACCTTTCACCTCCGGCCCGGCATGCGCTGGTCGGACGGGCATCCCGTGACGGCCGCGGACTTCGAATACGCCTGGAAGCGCGTGGCGGACCCGGCGATCGCCAGCGACTACGCGTCGGCCCTCTACCCGATCAAGGGCGCGCTGGACTACAACAAGGGCACCACCAAAACCAGCGCCGGCGTCGCGATTAAGGCCGCCGACACCCTGACGCTCCGGGTAACCCTGACGGAGCCGGCGGCGTACTTCCCGCGGCTCGTCTCGACCTGGAACTACCTACCGGTTCCCCGCTGGCAGGTCGAAAAGTACGGGAAGAAATGGGTCGAACCCGGCAACCACGTCGGCAACGGCATGTTCACGCTTCAGAAGTGGGAGCATGATCGGGAATTGGTGATCGTGGCGAACCCCCACTACTGGGGGGCGAAACCCACGCTGCAGAGGATCGTCTTCACGTTGACCGACGATGCCTTCCGCACGAGCCTGCCGGCGTTCGAAAACAACGAGCTCGACGTCACCGATCAGATCCAGCCGGGGGACATCGAACGCGTCCGAAAGGACCCGACGCTCAGCAAACAGCTTCAAAAATACCGCTGGTCCGGGACCGCCGCGGTGTTCTGCGACACGACCAACACCAAATCGCCGCTCAGCAAGAGCAAGGTCCGGCAAGCGCTGTATCTGGCGATCGATCACAAGCGCGTGGCCAGCGACGTCCTCCGCGGCATCTACGACCCGGCGCCCACGATCACCCCGCCCGGCACAATCGGCTACCTCGCCACCCCACCGCTGACCGGCGGCGCGGACCGGGCGAGACAGCTGCTCGCCGAGGCGGGCTACCCGGACGGCAAGGGCTTTCCCGATGTTAAACTGGCGTGGGGCAAGCTCGTGACCTTCGACCTCGTCGCTCAGGCGCTGCAGCAGATGTGGCAGGACACCCTCAAGATCAACATCACCCTGCAGCGGATGGAGGCGAAAGAGTACAACGCCGCGTTCAACTCCTGGGCGAAGCAGCCCTACGACTGCTTCATCGACCGGTGGGGATCGGATTACGAAGATCCTGCCAACTGGGCCAACATCCTCTTCGACTCCGAACAGGACTTCTTCCACACCAAATGGCGCAACGACGCGTTCGACAAGCTGATCCGCAAGGGGGCCGGCGAGGGGAACCCGGCGGCGCGCAAGCAGATGTACGAGGCCGCGGAGAAGATCCTCAACACGGACCTCCCGGCGATCCCGATCTTCCACCTGGGGGTGATCGTGGCGGTGAAGCCCTGGGTGCAGGGTTTCCGGCTCCCGCCCGCCGCGACGGCCTGGTATGGAACGTTTGGGCGCGTGAAGATCCTCGACCACTAGGCACTCCGGGGCGCCGCGGGCAGTCGTCGCCGCGGCGCCCCGCACGTGGCCGGACATGGGACTCTACCTCGCCCGACGTCTGCTTCTCGCCGTTCCCACCATTGCCATCGTGTACACGGTGGCCTTCGTCCTCGTGCATGCCACGCCCGGGGGCCCCTGGGATAACGCGGAGAAACCGCTGGCCCCGCAAGTGATCGAAAACCTCAAGATCAAGTACCACCTGAAAGAGCCGATCTGGTCGCAGTATATGCTGTACCTGCGGGACGCGGCGCACGGTTCGCTCGGCCCTTCGTACGTGAACACCTCACGCGACGTCGCGGAGATCATCGCGGATTTCTTTCCCGTGTCGATCCAGCTGGGAGCGGTGTCGATGGTGCTGGCGCTCGCGGTCGGCATCCCGCTCGGGACGCTGGCGGCCGTCTACCGCAACACGCCGATCGATTACGCCGCGGTCGGCCTCGTGGCCGTGGGCATCTCGATCCCCAACTACGTGATGGCCACCATCCTCGTGACCGTCCTCGCGGTCTACCTGCACTGGCTGCCGACCGGCGGCTGGGGCGGGGTGCTGGACATACGGATCATCATCCCGGCGCTCGCGATCGGCTTCCGCCCCGCGACGACGCTCGCCCGCTACCTCCGGACGTCTCTCTTGGACGTCCTCAACCAAGACTACATCCGCACCGCACGGGCGAAAGGACTGGCGGGGGGAATCGTCATCATCCGCCACGGCCTCCGCAACGCCCTGATCCCGGTCGCGACGGTCTCCGGGATTCTGGTGGCCGACGTGGTCACCGGATCCTTCTTCGTCGAAACGATCACGCGGGTGCCCGGGATCGGCCGGTACTTCGTGACCGCCACCAGCGGGCGGGACTACCCGGTGCTCCTCGCGCTCGCGCTGCTGTTCGGCGTGATCATCATCACGATGAACATCCTGGTCGATCTGTCGTACGCGGTCCTCGACCCACAGGTGCGGTATGGGTGAGTCCACGCCCTTTCCCCTCCCCTCGTCGGCCGGGGGGGTGAGCGGACAACCGAGACGCCGCCATCCGGGACTTCGCGCCCTGACCCGGTTCGCCCGGCATCGGATGGCCGTCGCCGGCGCCCTCTTCCTCGCGATCGTCATCCTGGCGGGGGCCGGGGCGCCGATGCTCTCGGCCTACCGGTACGACCGCCAGGATCTGTTCGCGACCTACGCCGGCCCGTCGCGGACCCACTGGGCGGGGACGGATGCGCTCGGCCGGGACGTCCTGAGCCGGTTGGTGTACGGGGCGAGGGTCTCGATGAGCGTCGGGGTCATCACCGCGGCCCTGGTGTTGCTGGCCGGGGTTCCGCTGGGACTCGTCGCGGGGTACTTCGGCGGGACCTTCGACCTGCTGCTGATGCGCGTGGTGGACATCGTCTACGCCATCCCGTACCTCCTCCTGGTCATCCTCCTGCAAACGTTTTTCACCTCCTTTCTCCCCACGGTCCGGCACGGACCGCTGGTCTGGCTCCACCTGCTCAACCGTCACACGGGGGGGGTGGCGGCGATCGTGCTGGCCCTGGCCCTTGTCGGCTGGCTGGACGTGGCTCGGATCGTGCGCGGCCAGGTCCTGACCGTCCGGAATCGCGAGTTCGTTCTGGCGGCGCGCAGCCTCGGGGCGTCTGACCGGCACATCATGGCCGCCCACCTCCTGCCCAACGTCGCCGCGGCCATCATCGTTGCGGCAACCCTCTCGATTCCGTTTTTCGTCATCGCGGAAGCGGGGCTCAGTTTTCTCGGCCTGGGCGTCCAGCCGCCGGTGCCGAGTTGGGGGACGATGATCGCCGAGGGCATCGATTCGATCGAATCCTATCCGCGCCTGGTGATCGGCCCGGGACTGGTCCTCGCCGCCACGCTCCTCAGCCTGAACTTCATCGGCGATGGACTCCGAGACGCCCTCGACCCCGGAATAGAACGGTAGCCGCTCCCCGCCGACCGCCGCGGGCGTCAGCGCTTGACGGCCCCGAACGTGAGGCCGGTCACGATGTGGCGCTGCACGATGAGCGTCAGCACCACCACCGGCAGCGTAATCATCGTCGCCGCGGCGGCGAGCGGACCCCATTCGATCTCCTCGTAGTTGATCATGTTGAACACCGCGATCGGGAGGGTACGGGTGTGCCGCCCGGCGAGGATCACCGAGAACAGGAAGTTGTTCCAGGAGAAGATGAAGCTGAGGATGGCCGCGGCCACGATCCCCGGGCCGACCAGCGGGACCGCCACCCGCCAGAACACGCTGTAGTAGGAGCACCCGTCGATCAGGGCGGCATCGTGCAGCTCCAGCGGGATGTCCTCGAAGAACCCGATCATCACCCAGATGATCAGGGGGAGACCGACCACGAGATGGGTGAGGATCAGCGCCTGGTAGGTATCCACCATGTGCAGGCTCCGGAACAGGATGTACCAGGGAATCAGGTAGCTGATCCCGGGGACGATCCGGGCGACGAGGACGGTCAGGGCCAAACCGCCCTGGCGCCAGCGGGCGATGCTGAACGCGGCGGGGAGCCCGACCGCGAGCCCGATCACCGTGCTCCCCACGGCGACGACCAGGCTATTCCAGATGTATTGCAGGAACGGGTTTTTGGCGAAGACCTCCGCGTAGTTCTTGACGGTGACCGCGAACCGGAAGAAATGCGGCGGGTACCCTGCGGCCTCCACCTGGGTCTTCAGGGAGAGCGTCACCATCCAGTAGAACACGAAGGCCGCCGGCAGCATCACGGCGATCACCATCGCATAGAAGCCCGCGGTGCGGAGCCGGTCCACGGCCCGGCGCCTTCGCCCGGCCGGAATCCCCGCCCCGGCGGCCCGCGCTACCACTCCGCCCTCCGCACCTTCATTAAGACCAGCGACGCCCCCAAGACGATCGCAAACAGCACCACCGCCATCGAGGAAGCATACCCCATGTTGAAGTACGAGAATGCCTGATTGAACAGCAGCAGGTTGATCGTCTCCGACGCGTTGGCGGGCCCTCCCTGCGTCATGACGAAGATGATGTCGAACGTCTTGATCGCGTCGATCGCGCGGAAGAGGACCGCGACAACCAGCACCGGGCGCAGCAGCGGCAGCGTGATGTGCCAGAAGGCGCGAAGCGCCGTCGCGCCGTCGATGACCGCGGACTCGTAGGGTTCCTTCGGCAGCGCCGCCAGCCCCGCGAGCGCGATCAGCATGATGAGCGGCGTCCACTCCCACACGTCGACCAACCCCAGCGCGTAGAGCACGGTGTGGCTGCTGTAGATCCACTTCTGCGGCGGCAGGCCGACCCGGGTCACCAAGTAGTTCATCACCCCAAGCGTGGGGTGGTACATCATCACAAAAATCAAGGCGATCGCCGTGGGCGTCGCCACCATCGGCAGGATCGACAGCGTCCGGATCAGCCCGCGTCCCCAGAACTCCCGGTTGAACAGCAGCGCCATCGCCACGCCCACGACGGTTTCGACGGCCACCACCAGCGCCGCGAACAGCAGCGTCCGGACGAAGGCGCCTCGAAACCTTGGGTCGCCCAGGATGTGTGCGTAGTTTGAGAGGGCGACGAACTTCGGCGGGGCCAGGCTCGACAGGAACCACTCCTGCAGGCTCATCCACCCCGTGTACAGCACCGGATAGACGATGATCAGCGCGACGACGATGACCGCGGGCGCCGGGAAGATGACGGGGGCGTGGCGGTGGGCAAACCGCCCCAGGCGGCCCCGCATCCCCCGCGGGGCCGGGGCGCCCGGTGGACACACGGCCCGCGCCGGCTCTGCCTTGATCACCCTTCATCCCCTCGCCGCGAAAAGAGCCCGACCCTCCCGCGCCGGACGCTGCCGCCGGCGGAGGGCCGGGCTCTCATCGGAAGACGGCGCCGCTATTTCTCGGTCTTGTCCAGCATCTCCTGGAACTGCGTGTTGGCCTCCGCGATCACGTCCGCCGACTTGGCCCCCTCGATGGCCTTCTGGATGGCGACGCCGATGATGTCTCGATACTGTGTGACGTCGACGATCTCCGGCAGCCCCGGGCGGCTGATCTTCAGGCTGTCCTGATACGCCTGGTACCAGCTGAGCGGCATCTTATGTTTGGCCTTGATCTCCGGCAGCCCCCAGCTGGACGCGCGGCCGACGCCAACGCCGGAGAGCAGCTCGCGGTTGCAGTTGGTCTTGCTGGTCGCCCACTCGCTGAACAAGTACGCGGCTTCTTTGTGCCGGCTCTGGCCGCTCACGGCCATCGCGTTGGTGAACGTCGGGGCGAAGCGGCCGGCGGGGCCGCCCGGCAGCGGAGCGTATCCGACCTTGCCGACGATCTTCGACTTCGTGGGGTCCTCGAATTGGTTGGCGAAGTTCACGCCGTCGATGTAGATGGCGACCTGGCCTTGGATGAATGCCGCGCTGCACTCGTACCAGTTGAAGTTGACGACGCCGGGCGGGGCATATCGCCGCAGCATCCCCGCGTACCAGTCCATGGTCTTGATCCAGGCCGGGGTGTTCATCGCCGATTTCCGGTCGGCGGTCAGATACTGCCCGCCCATCGCAAAAAGCACGAAGGCCCAGGGCGTGGCGTTGGCGTTCTTGAGCCCCCGCATGACGAAACCGTACATGTTCGGCGGGTTGTGCAGCTGCTTGGCCTGACTCTCCAATTCGTCCAGGGTCTTCGGCGGCCCCCACCCCTTCTGATCAAAGAGATCCTTCCGGTAGAACAGGACGAACGGATCCGGGAAGGTGGGGAGGGCGCTGATCGACTTGTCGGGCTCGGTGACCGCGTCCACCGCGCCCTTGGTCATGTCGCTCCACGCATAATCCTCCGCCGTCAAGCTCTTGTCTTTCAAATCGTCGTTCAGCGGCAGGAACCATCCGGACTTCCAAAAGCGCCGCTTTTCGACATGCATGCTGGCGTGCCAGGCATCGATGTCTCCGGATCCCGCCGCCATCTGCACGACGAGCTTCTCGCGGCCCTGGACCTCCGGAATGACCTCGTGCTGGATCTTTATGCCGGTGAGCGATTCAAACTCGGGAAAGTGCTTCTCGATCTCGTCGACCCACGGGTGCTTATAGAAGAGCAGGGACAGCGTCGTGCCTTTGTACCGCTGCCAGTTGACGCTCCCC contains the following coding sequences:
- a CDS encoding carbohydrate ABC transporter permease, with the protein product MVARAAGAGIPAGRRRRAVDRLRTAGFYAMVIAVMLPAAFVFYWMVTLSLKTQVEAAGYPPHFFRFAVTVKNYAEVFAKNPFLQYIWNSLVVAVGSTVIGLAVGLPAAFSIARWRQGGLALTVLVARIVPGISYLIPWYILFRSLHMVDTYQALILTHLVVGLPLIIWVMIGFFEDIPLELHDAALIDGCSYYSVFWRVAVPLVGPGIVAAAILSFIFSWNNFLFSVILAGRHTRTLPIAVFNMINYEEIEWGPLAAAATMITLPVVVLTLIVQRHIVTGLTFGAVKR
- a CDS encoding peptide ABC transporter substrate-binding protein produces the protein MADTSVKFPWGSYYRNGLITRRQFVKLTALLGGTAAAGSRILSAPAPASAALAPAAKQVLRYPSQEPLHFDPATMETRREILVGMALFDPLITFDDTGHIVAVAARAWEVSKDGLTYTFHLRPGMRWSDGHPVTAADFEYAWKRVADPAIASDYASALYPIKGALDYNKGTTKTSAGVAIKAADTLTLRVTLTEPAAYFPRLVSTWNYLPVPRWQVEKYGKKWVEPGNHVGNGMFTLQKWEHDRELVIVANPHYWGAKPTLQRIVFTLTDDAFRTSLPAFENNELDVTDQIQPGDIERVRKDPTLSKQLQKYRWSGTAAVFCDTTNTKSPLSKSKVRQALYLAIDHKRVASDVLRGIYDPAPTITPPGTIGYLATPPLTGGADRARQLLAEAGYPDGKGFPDVKLAWGKLVTFDLVAQALQQMWQDTLKINITLQRMEAKEYNAAFNSWAKQPYDCFIDRWGSDYEDPANWANILFDSEQDFFHTKWRNDAFDKLIRKGAGEGNPAARKQMYEAAEKILNTDLPAIPIFHLGVIVAVKPWVQGFRLPPAATAWYGTFGRVKILDH
- a CDS encoding molybdopterin-dependent oxidoreductase is translated as MDLEKLNKLVSAARASAEARGETFYPGPSRIHLAAFPPKERWSDWVELDSAAWPARAEKRYMLVPTTCFNCESACGLLAYVNRDSLQVRKFEGNPEHPGSRGRNCAKGPATLNQITDPDRILFPLKRGGRRGEGKWVRVAWDEALDEIAARIRRAITEGRPNEVMYHVGRPGEDGYTERVLAAWGVDGHNTHTNVCSSGGRAGYHYWMGLDRPSPDHANARVILLVSSHLEAGHYFNPHAQRVIEAKQNGAKLIVFDTRLSNTATHADHWVSPYPGSEAAILLAIANDMIQNGRYDREFVRRWWNWQEYLAEEHPGAAATFEAFEEILKTLYADFTFEFAAAESGVGIEVLREVSRIVAAAGTRLATHTWRSAAAGNLGGWQVPRTLFLLNALLGAVATEGGTFPNAWNKFVPRPIYLPPHPPGWNELTWPREYPVAINELSFLLPHLLKDGRGKIDVYFTRVYNPVWTNPDGFSWIEVLTDERLVGLHLALTPTWNETAFFADYILPMGHASERHDLHSYEQYNGQWVAFRQPVLRAARERLGERITDTRQVNPGEVWEENEFWIELSWRVDPDGRLGIRKFFESAQHPGQKLTVDEYYGYIFDHSVPGLPERAAAEGITPLEYMRRYGAFEVAAQIGPVHEQRVPAQELEDVRVDRFGRVYTRAAAPANPNIVPTGSPEPDAEGRRPVGVRVDDEIVRGFPTPSGRLEFYSHTLAAWGWRESAIPSYIKSHVHRDQLAPDQMVLISTFRLPVQVHTRSANAKWLDEIAHTNPLWIHPADAERLGVRTGDLVRVETEIGAFVVKAWITEGIRPQVVACSHHMGRWKVREAGQRQMMATVSLEQNRDRWAMRQQEGARPYASADADTLRIWWTDVGVHQNLTFPVHPDPISGQHCWHQAVRVRRAGPDDRYGDITVDTARAADVYRKWLALTRGADRHSPDATRRPYWLMRPLRPSREAYRLPDRPLPAGVAGD
- a CDS encoding sugar ABC transporter permease, producing MIKAEPARAVCPPGAPAPRGMRGRLGRFAHRHAPVIFPAPAVIVVALIIVYPVLYTGWMSLQEWFLSSLAPPKFVALSNYAHILGDPRFRGAFVRTLLFAALVVAVETVVGVAMALLFNREFWGRGLIRTLSILPMVATPTAIALIFVMMYHPTLGVMNYLVTRVGLPPQKWIYSSHTVLYALGLVDVWEWTPLIMLIALAGLAALPKEPYESAVIDGATALRAFWHITLPLLRPVLVVAVLFRAIDAIKTFDIIFVMTQGGPANASETINLLLFNQAFSYFNMGYASSMAVVLFAIVLGASLVLMKVRRAEW
- a CDS encoding molecular chaperone TorD family protein; the protein is MELFRALASLAEPPGPAQIRIGDLLGLPEPPDAAQYTEVFVLQLYPYASAYVGADGMLGGEAQDRVAGFWRALNRVPPAEPDHLTPLLALYASLAEGEMGEPDRARKLLWGRSRKALLWEHLACWLLPYLDRMRDVAPPCYRAWGDLLAGALAEEVRTLGPADVLPLHLREAPPLPDPRAERPEEFLAALLSPVRSGMLLVRADLARAAREMQLGLRMGERRFILRSLLAQDPEHTLAWLADEARAWRARHLAHEPLTGAVARFWAGRAGAAASLIETLRLDERADPHPQPGLRTSAG
- a CDS encoding sugar ABC transporter substrate-binding protein translates to MGRTQSGKGVQSPGMTRRQLLRLGAAAAAGAAVSPFALSPAAAGSVNWQRYKGTTLSLLFYKHPWVDEIEKHFPEFESLTGIKIQHEVIPEVQGREKLVVQMAAGSGDIDAWHASMHVEKRRFWKSGWFLPLNDDLKDKSLTAEDYAWSDMTKGAVDAVTEPDKSISALPTFPDPFVLFYRKDLFDQKGWGPPKTLDELESQAKQLHNPPNMYGFVMRGLKNANATPWAFVLFAMGGQYLTADRKSAMNTPAWIKTMDWYAGMLRRYAPPGVVNFNWYECSAAFIQGQVAIYIDGVNFANQFEDPTKSKIVGKVGYAPLPGGPAGRFAPTFTNAMAVSGQSRHKEAAYLFSEWATSKTNCNRELLSGVGVGRASSWGLPEIKAKHKMPLSWYQAYQDSLKISRPGLPEIVDVTQYRDIIGVAIQKAIEGAKSADVIAEANTQFQEMLDKTEK
- a CDS encoding ABC transporter permease; the protein is MSGQPRRRHPGLRALTRFARHRMAVAGALFLAIVILAGAGAPMLSAYRYDRQDLFATYAGPSRTHWAGTDALGRDVLSRLVYGARVSMSVGVITAALVLLAGVPLGLVAGYFGGTFDLLLMRVVDIVYAIPYLLLVILLQTFFTSFLPTVRHGPLVWLHLLNRHTGGVAAIVLALALVGWLDVARIVRGQVLTVRNREFVLAARSLGASDRHIMAAHLLPNVAAAIIVAATLSIPFFVIAEAGLSFLGLGVQPPVPSWGTMIAEGIDSIESYPRLVIGPGLVLAATLLSLNFIGDGLRDALDPGIER
- a CDS encoding ABC transporter permease, whose product is MGLYLARRLLLAVPTIAIVYTVAFVLVHATPGGPWDNAEKPLAPQVIENLKIKYHLKEPIWSQYMLYLRDAAHGSLGPSYVNTSRDVAEIIADFFPVSIQLGAVSMVLALAVGIPLGTLAAVYRNTPIDYAAVGLVAVGISIPNYVMATILVTVLAVYLHWLPTGGWGGVLDIRIIIPALAIGFRPATTLARYLRTSLLDVLNQDYIRTARAKGLAGGIVIIRHGLRNALIPVATVSGILVADVVTGSFFVETITRVPGIGRYFVTATSGRDYPVLLALALLFGVIIITMNILVDLSYAVLDPQVRYG